In Cryptomeria japonica chromosome 10, Sugi_1.0, whole genome shotgun sequence, a genomic segment contains:
- the LOC131029985 gene encoding annexin Gh1, with protein MADCAVVCFANPIAMDCEEIYRACKGLGTDEEKIVEIVGNRNAEQRKAIRETYYAMYKEDLCTRLEKELHGKLEKAIGLWMREAAERDAIIAGKALEGWSTDDRALTEVFCTRSSTAIIKIREAYHKQFQRCLQDDVACKTSGPFQKLLLAMLKAHRCESNVIDMNQARCDAQRLYEVGEGSCGTNEDTFVQIISQRSVMQLQATFKCYKQEYGHEIMKALKKETQKEFEEAVRVTIKSMYAPAQYFAKVLHKALKGVVKDDSTIARVMVTRAEVDLKEIDGAFERKYKKNIVQAFHEELSGHFKYFCLALTARAAISQRPMLCSCN; from the exons ATGGCTGACTGTGCTGTTGTATGTTTTGCTAATCCTATAGCCATGGACTGCGAGGAAATTTATCGTGCCTGTAAAG GCCTTGGAACTGATGAAGAAAAGATTGTGGAAATAGTGGGGAACAGAAATGCTGAGCAGAGGAAGGCGATAAGAGAGACCTACTATGCAATGTACAAAGAAGACCTCTGCACTCGCCTTGAAAAGGAGCTTCATGGGAAACTAGAG AAAGCAATTGGGTTGTGGATGAGAGAAGCAGCTGAAAGGGACGCCATTATAGCTGGAAAAGCCCTAGAAGGATGGAGCACAGATGACCGTGCTCTTACTGAAGTTTTCTGCACAAGATCTTCCACTGCAATCATAAAAATCCGTGAAGCATACCACAAACAATTCCAACGTTGCTTACAAGATGACGTTGCATGCAAAACCAGTGGACCCTTTCAGAAG CTGCTTCTGGCGATGCTGAAAGCACACCGGTGCGAGAGTAATGTCATCGACATGAACCAGGCAAGGTGCGATGCTCAGCGATTGTATGAAGTAGGAGAAGGAAGCTGTGGAACTAATGAAGATACTTTCGTTCAGATTATAAGCCAGCGCAGCGTCATGCAACTTCAAGCAACCTTTAAGTGCTACAAGCAGGAATATGGTCATGAAATTATGAAG GCACTAAAGAAGGAAACACAGAAAGAATTCGAGGAAGCAGTTCGCGTGACTATCAAGAGCATGTATGCCCCAGCTCAGTACTTTGCCAAG GTGCTTCACAAAGCCCTGAAAGGGGTTGTTAAGGACGATAGTACAATAGCTCGTGTAATGGTGACTCGTGCAGAGGTGGACTTGAAGGAAATTGATGGTGCATTTGAGAGGAAATATAAGAAAAATATAGTGCAAGCGTTTCATGAGGAGTTGTCTGGACATTTCAAGTATTTCTGCCTTGCTCTCACTGCTCGTGCAGCCATTTCTCAACGACCTATGTTGTGCTCTTGCAATTAA